The Nocardioides sp. S5 genome includes a window with the following:
- the trpS gene encoding tryptophan--tRNA ligase: MSDTFRAAQARSEAIEQQMADDPVSLRMLTGDRPTGALHIGHYFGSIRNRLRLQDSGAEIWQLIADYQVITDREVAGDIAGNVRNLLLDNIAAGLDPEKATIFTHSSVPALNQLMLPFLSLVSVAELQRNPTVKDEARSAGITSIGGLLLTYPVHQAADILFCKANVVPVGRDQLPHLEQTRVVARRFNDRYAPVFPEPGALLSEAPLILGTDGTKMSKSKGNVVELRMSADETAKKLKGAKTDSDRVITYDPDGRPEVANLLTLIALCEGTDPATVADEIGDGGGGALKGRLTDAVNAELAPLRAHRAELEADPGYLSEVLRRGNTRANEMAEVTLDEVREAMGMVYE, translated from the coding sequence GTGAGTGACACCTTCCGCGCCGCCCAGGCCCGCAGCGAGGCGATCGAGCAGCAGATGGCCGACGACCCGGTCTCGCTGCGGATGCTGACCGGGGACCGTCCGACCGGAGCGCTGCACATCGGCCACTACTTCGGCTCGATCCGCAACCGCCTCCGCCTGCAGGACAGCGGCGCCGAGATCTGGCAGCTCATCGCCGACTACCAGGTGATCACCGACCGCGAGGTCGCCGGCGACATCGCCGGCAACGTGCGCAACCTGCTCCTCGACAACATCGCCGCCGGCCTCGACCCGGAGAAGGCGACGATCTTCACCCACTCCTCCGTCCCGGCGCTCAACCAGCTGATGCTGCCCTTCCTCAGCCTGGTCAGCGTGGCGGAGCTCCAGCGCAACCCCACGGTCAAGGACGAGGCCAGGTCGGCCGGCATCACCTCGATCGGCGGACTGCTGCTGACCTACCCCGTCCACCAGGCCGCCGACATCCTGTTCTGCAAGGCCAACGTCGTCCCGGTGGGGCGCGACCAGCTCCCCCACCTCGAGCAGACGCGCGTCGTCGCGCGCCGCTTCAACGACCGCTACGCACCGGTCTTCCCCGAGCCCGGCGCGCTGTTGTCGGAGGCCCCGCTCATCCTCGGCACCGACGGCACCAAGATGAGCAAGTCGAAGGGCAACGTCGTCGAGCTGCGGATGAGCGCCGACGAGACGGCCAAGAAGCTGAAGGGTGCCAAGACCGACAGCGACCGCGTCATCACCTACGACCCGGACGGGCGTCCCGAGGTCGCCAACCTCCTGACCCTCATCGCGCTCTGCGAGGGCACCGACCCCGCGACCGTTGCCGACGAGATCGGCGACGGCGGCGGTGGCGCGCTCAAGGGCCGGCTCACCGACGCGGTCAACGCCGAGCTCGCCCCGCTGCGCGCGCACCGAGCCGAGCTCGAGGCCGACCCGGGCTACCTCTCGGAGGTCCTGCGACGCGGCAACACCCGAGCCAACGAGATGGCCGAGGTCACGCTCGACGAGGTGCGCGAGGCGATGGGCATGGTCTACGAGTGA
- a CDS encoding YhjD/YihY/BrkB family envelope integrity protein, producing MSFVSDLKDRVERVRERRPLVDHVVRMVEHFGNVNGSALAAAVTYFAFLSFFPILALAFAVIGLVSRAYPNADDDLVTAINDVLPGIVGGKDGLDLATFQNNAPGILSVGLLLALYSGLGWLSGMRTALIAVFEEPEREQPNFVVGKVRDMLALLTLGSVLLVSVAVSGVATKIATPILELLGLGAGAKPLLWALALALGLAASTVLFFAFFRLLASPNVPSRSLWSGALLGAIVFELLKQLSTVLLQATREQPAVQAFGIALILLVWINYFSRVVVLAAAWAHTSPEARAARAAQLVADQTVEGPRIDLAAAADVVRTDSSAGSSPKAAFAAGAASMLGLVALVRRRR from the coding sequence ATGTCCTTCGTCTCGGACCTGAAGGACCGCGTGGAGCGCGTCCGCGAGCGTCGTCCCCTCGTCGACCACGTCGTGCGCATGGTCGAGCACTTCGGCAACGTCAACGGCAGCGCACTCGCCGCGGCCGTCACCTACTTCGCGTTCCTGTCCTTCTTCCCGATCCTGGCGCTCGCGTTCGCCGTCATCGGCCTGGTCTCGAGGGCGTACCCCAACGCCGACGACGACCTGGTCACCGCGATCAACGACGTGCTCCCGGGGATCGTGGGGGGCAAGGACGGGCTCGACCTGGCCACCTTCCAGAACAACGCGCCCGGCATCCTCAGCGTCGGACTCCTGCTCGCCCTCTACTCCGGCCTCGGCTGGCTGTCGGGGATGCGCACCGCGCTGATCGCGGTCTTCGAGGAGCCCGAGCGCGAGCAGCCCAACTTCGTCGTCGGCAAGGTGCGCGACATGCTGGCGCTGCTGACCCTCGGCTCCGTGCTCCTGGTGAGCGTCGCCGTGTCCGGCGTGGCCACCAAGATCGCCACGCCCATCCTCGAGCTCCTCGGCCTCGGCGCGGGCGCGAAGCCCCTGCTGTGGGCCCTCGCGCTCGCGCTGGGCCTGGCGGCGAGCACGGTGCTGTTCTTCGCCTTCTTCCGCCTCCTCGCCAGCCCCAACGTGCCGTCGCGGTCGCTCTGGTCGGGGGCGCTGCTCGGCGCCATCGTCTTCGAGCTGCTCAAGCAGCTCTCGACGGTGCTGCTGCAGGCCACTCGCGAGCAGCCGGCCGTGCAGGCCTTCGGCATCGCCCTGATCCTGCTGGTCTGGATCAACTACTTCTCCCGCGTCGTCGTCCTCGCCGCCGCCTGGGCCCACACCTCGCCCGAGGCCCGCGCCGCGCGCGCGGCCCAGCTCGTCGCCGACCAGACGGTCGAAGGGCCCCGGATCGACCTGGCCGCGGCAGCGGACGTCGTACGCACTGATTCTTCCGCTGGGTCCTCCCCGAAGGCCGCCTTCGCCGCGGGCGCCGCCTCGATGCTCGGCCTCGTGGCGCTCGTACGCCGCCGGCGCTGA
- a CDS encoding MFS transporter, translated as MSHDPASALNHAPFRALLVGQTVTSLGNGIAPIALAFGVLDLGGSPAELGLVGAAYAVTFAAALLWGGVIGDREARDKIMVGSSVVRGVIQVLTAAVVLSSVGGVPALALLSAISGVLTGLSVPASRSVTPLTVPAQALPSAVKVRALSQDSARIAGTAVAGVLVVAIGSGWAILIDALTFFVAAAAFAAMRLPAAPRPGTDRPSVLSDVRDGLAEVVHQRWLLLTIGQAMVFHLAYGGVEGVLGPTVVGEGIGRDVWGWAMAALGVGVVAGSLLSMRIHPPRPLVTAMLALASTGAFPVAMGLAEGPAPLLAAAFVHGLGLQLYSVLMDVAVQEGVPTDKLARVYAIDQVGSLATRPLGLALVGPALLVAPAEALLVGVGVVLGASALLLLASRTIRLHAPSAASSVEPVSS; from the coding sequence GTGTCGCACGACCCTGCGTCCGCACTGAACCATGCTCCGTTCCGGGCTCTCCTCGTCGGCCAGACGGTGACGAGCCTGGGCAACGGCATAGCGCCCATCGCGCTGGCCTTCGGCGTCCTCGACCTGGGGGGCTCGCCCGCCGAGCTCGGCCTCGTGGGAGCGGCCTACGCGGTCACCTTCGCGGCGGCGTTGCTGTGGGGGGGCGTGATCGGTGACCGGGAGGCGCGGGACAAGATCATGGTCGGTTCCTCGGTGGTGCGCGGTGTCATCCAGGTCCTCACCGCCGCTGTGGTGCTGTCCTCGGTCGGCGGCGTGCCCGCGCTCGCGCTGCTGTCGGCGATCAGCGGGGTCCTGACCGGGCTCTCGGTGCCGGCGTCGCGCTCGGTCACCCCCCTGACCGTTCCGGCACAAGCGCTGCCGTCGGCCGTCAAGGTCCGCGCCCTCAGCCAGGACTCCGCCCGCATCGCCGGCACGGCGGTCGCGGGCGTGCTGGTGGTCGCCATCGGCTCGGGTTGGGCGATCCTCATCGACGCCCTGACCTTCTTCGTCGCAGCCGCCGCCTTCGCCGCCATGCGGCTTCCGGCCGCGCCGCGGCCCGGGACGGACCGGCCGTCGGTCCTGTCCGACGTGCGAGACGGCCTGGCCGAGGTGGTCCACCAGAGGTGGCTGCTGCTGACGATCGGCCAGGCAATGGTCTTCCACCTCGCCTACGGAGGCGTCGAGGGCGTGCTCGGCCCGACCGTGGTGGGCGAGGGCATAGGCCGGGACGTGTGGGGTTGGGCGATGGCCGCCCTGGGCGTCGGAGTCGTCGCCGGCTCCCTGCTCAGCATGCGGATCCACCCACCCCGTCCACTCGTCACGGCGATGCTCGCGCTGGCGTCCACAGGGGCCTTCCCCGTGGCGATGGGCCTGGCCGAAGGGCCTGCTCCGCTGCTCGCCGCGGCCTTCGTCCACGGTCTGGGCCTCCAGCTCTACAGCGTGCTCATGGACGTCGCGGTGCAGGAGGGTGTGCCGACGGACAAGCTGGCCCGGGTCTACGCCATCGACCAGGTCGGCTCGCTCGCGACCAGGCCCCTCGGGCTCGCGCTGGTCGGTCCCGCGCTCCTCGTCGCGCCGGCGGAGGCACTGCTGGTCGGCGTCGGCGTCGTGCTCGGGGCCTCGGCACTGCTGCTGCTCGCCTCCCGGACCATCCGCCTGCACGCACCGAGCGCGGCGTCGTCCGTCGAGCCCGTCTCCTCGTGA
- a CDS encoding 2'-5' RNA ligase family protein, which produces MPTIGVAIAIPEPWASELQDYRTSVGDTTATQIPTHITLIPPAQVEDAELDTVTDHLAHAASAVEPFDIHLRGTGTFRPVSPVVFVTVAEGISACEQLAGAVRRGPLEVDLHYPYHPHVTIAHHLDDTALDRAFAELAGFECRFTAEEFSLYVHDDSAGWQPTRHFELG; this is translated from the coding sequence GTGCCCACCATCGGAGTAGCCATCGCGATCCCCGAGCCCTGGGCGAGTGAGCTCCAGGACTACCGCACCTCGGTCGGTGACACGACTGCGACGCAGATCCCGACGCACATCACCCTGATCCCGCCGGCGCAGGTCGAGGACGCCGAGCTCGACACCGTCACCGATCATCTCGCGCACGCGGCTTCGGCCGTGGAGCCGTTCGACATCCACCTCCGCGGCACCGGCACGTTCCGCCCGGTGTCCCCGGTGGTCTTCGTGACCGTGGCCGAGGGGATCTCCGCGTGCGAGCAGCTCGCCGGCGCCGTGCGCCGCGGGCCGCTCGAGGTCGACCTGCACTACCCCTACCACCCGCACGTGACGATCGCGCACCACCTCGACGACACCGCGCTCGACCGTGCCTTCGCCGAGCTCGCCGGCTTCGAGTGCCGCTTCACCGCCGAGGAGTTCAGCCTCTACGTCCACGACGACAGCGCCGGCTGGCAGCCCACCCGACACTTCGAGCTGGGCTGA